GGTAGGTTACCCGATCCACCGTGACATCACTGCCCGTGCCGGCGATGCGCCCGCCATTGGCCAGGCCGTAGAACTCCGGCTTGAAGGAGCCGTCCTTCTGCCGCTCGCGCTTATAATCCTTCGCAGCCCGCGCGTAAACCGCCGTGGCCACCGTCTCGTCGGCGGCCAAAACGGTTGATGAAACAACCCCGGCGACCAGCACCGAAAAAATGATCCTGCTGCAAGATATGCGCCTCATTTGCTCTCCTCCTTCTCGGTTGGCTCTGTTTCCTCATCGGCCGGCTCATTCGCGGGCTGCTCTTCTACCTCCTGATTTCTGGCCTCGCCGAGGTACTTCAGCTCGCCCAACTCGACCGTGCCCTTCGTCCCTTCGCCGCGGACGAGCTTGCCGCTGTTCTGTCCGAAATACAGCGAGGCGTTCTTCAACATCGCCAGATAGGTGTCGTTGAAACTGTTGCCCGGCGAACGCACACTCACCCGCGTTTGCCAGAGCAGCTTCTTCTTTTTCTTCTGCTCCAGCTCAGGCAGGTCGTAGGCCGAAACCACAATATAGTAGCGCGACTCCTCGATGTCGCCGATCAGGTCGTTGTAGCGGTCCCCGCCCCCGGCATAGCGGCGGATGTCGTTGGCGTCCGCGAGATCGTCCACATAGCCGAGCACCCGTGCGTTCGCCTCGTTCAACCGGTCGCGCACCCGGTCATCGGACAGCGACTGGACAAAGGAGCTCTCCACCGAGTTGGCGGCGGTAACCACCGCCATCTCCTCATTGGTGGCCCATTGGATGCTGCGGTTTAATCCGTTGGTCGCGTTCTTGGACAGATCCTGGCCTTCGTAAATGGGTCTGGCGGCATACTCATCAAAGGGGGCCGGATTGTTCAGTTTATACTGGTCCATGCCGAGCGAAGCCATCGCGGAACGCAGGGATGCGACATTCTGTTGTTGGTGCATGCCGTTGGGCGCGATTGTGCTGCCCCAGTTCAGGACCAGGAGCAGCTTCGCCTGCTCCTTTGTCTGGGCCAGATGGTAGTTCTGCGTCGTGAGCAACTGCCGGGTGATCCCCGCCACCTCCAGGTAGGTGACCTTTTCCACCGTGATATCGCTCGCGGTGCCCTCGATCCGACCGCCTTCGGTCATGGCATAGAACTCGGGCTTGTAGCTGCCGTCCTTGGCCTTCTCGCGCTTGTAGCCCTTGCTGATGCGCGAATACACGGCCGTGGCGACGGTGTCCGCCGCCGGACAGAGCACCGCTCCAGCCAACACAAACATGATCGCCGTCATTCGGCCTGCCTGGGGGTTCATTTGCTCTCCTTGGTTTGGGATTCTACAGGTTTGTCCTTCACTTCGCCGAGGAACTTCAGATCGCCGAGCTCAACCTTCGCCTTTTCCTGTTCCGTCCGTACGAGCTTGCCGCTGTCGCGGCCAAAGTAGGGCGAAGCGCTCTTCAGCATGGGCACAAAGCTTTGGTCAAAGCTGTTGCCCGGTGAGCGCACGCTCACGCGGGTCTGCCACAACAGCCGCTTCTTGCCGCCCTTCAGCAGCTCGGGAAAATCGTAGGCGGTGATGACAATATAGTAGCGGGGTTCCTCGAGCTCGGCGAGGAGGTCGTTGTAGTTGTCCCCGCCACCCGCCCAGCGCTGGATGCCGTCGGCCTCGTTGATCGCATCGAGATAGCCGAGGATCTTCGCATTGGGCAGGTTGATGTCGTCGCGGACCTTGTTCTCCATCCGCAGCATGAGGAGATACTCGGCCATCGCATCGACTTTGGTCGAGGGCTCGCCCATGGCGATATCCCTCTCAGCTGCCCCCGACTGATTCGCATACATCTTGTCCTTCGCCAACATCTCGGCTGCACGGGACAATTGCTGGACCGCATAGTTGTAGTTCATGCCGTTGAAACTGAGCGTCTCCCCCCAGTTCAGGACGAGCAGCAGCTTCGCCTGCTCCTTGGACTGCGCGTAATGGTAGTTCTGTTGCGCCAGAAAGCGGGCGGTGATTTCCGCGACCTCGGGATAGGTCACCCGGTCGATCGTGTTGTCGCTGGTGGTGCCCGCGATGCGCCCGCCGTTGCTCAGCGCGTAGTATTCCTCTTTGTAGCTACCGTCCTTGGCCTGGGCGCGCTGGTAACCGCTGCCGACACGCGCATAGACCGTCGTGGCCACCGTATCGGCGGCGGCAAGGCCGCTTCCGACGAAAACCAGGGGCGCCAGCACCGCCGCCCGCAGACCAGCCTGGACCCGCTTCATGGCTCCACCTCCTCGTCGGACGCGGCCTCATCTTCCTGGGCCGGCTGCTCCGCGACCGGTTCCTTGGCCTCGCCGAGATACTTCAGCTCGCCCAACTCGACCGTGCCCTTCGTCTCCTCGCCTCGGACAAGCTTGCCGCTGTTCTGTCCGAAATACAGCGAGGCGTTCTTCAACATCGCCAGGTAGGTGTCGTCGAAATTGTTGCCCGGCGAACGCACGCTCACCCGGGTATGCCACAGCAGCTTCCTCTTTTTCTTCTGCTCCAGCTCCTTGAAATCGTAGGCCGAGACCACGATGTAGTAGCGAGACTCCTCGACGTCACCGATGAGGTCGCTGTAACGGTCGCCGCCACCCGCATAGCGGTGGATGCCGTTGGCGGCGGCCAGGTCGTCCACGTAGCCCAGAACGCGCGCATTTGCCTCGTTCAGCCGGTCCCGGACCCGGTCATCCACCAGAGATTGGAGAAAGGAACCCTCGACCGAGCCCGCGGCACTGACCACGGCCATTTCCTCGTTGGTCGCAAACTGCGGGCTCCTGTTGAAACCGGCCGCGGCGTTCTTCGCGACATCCTGGCCGCCATAGGTGGAGGTGACCGTTTGATTCGCGGTGGCCGAGGTTTCGCCGAGCGCCGCCAGCGCGGCCCGGGCGGAGGCGACATTCATCTCCTTGTGCATGCCATTGGGTGCAATCGTGCTGCCCCAATTCAGCACCAAAAGCAGCGTCGCCTGCTCCTTCGTCTCCGCCAGATGATAGCTTTGCGTGGCCAAAACTCGCCGTGCTATCTGCGCCACCTCACCATAACTGACCCGATCCACGGTGATGTCACTCGTTGTGCCATCGATCCGGCCGCCATTGGTCATGGCATAGTATTCCGGCATGAAGCTGCCGTCTTTGGCCTTCTCGCGCTTGTAGCCCTTGCTGACGCGTGAATAAACCGCGGTGGCAACCGTCTCGGCGGCGACAGCAAAGGTGACGGCCAGCAAAAGGCCACCAGCCAGCGCGGCGGTGCGAAAGCGGAGACGCATGGGGATCAGGGGTTCGGCCGGCCGAATTGGCCCCTTCGGCAGCCGGGGGTGTGGGTGTGCAGGGAAACTGTTTCGGTGACTCGTTCAAGCCAAGGCTGTTCCGGGCCATTTGCTCTCCCTATAGAATAGACTAGCCCTACCCATTTCGACCCCGGACGAGGGCGGTCTGGCCCACAGGGGTTACTCCACCTCGACGAGTCTTTGAATGTGATGCTCCGGAATGGCGGCCAAGGATCCATCAGGCCGCGCGATCAGCACCTGACCGCTCGCGTCGATGCCGGCGAAGGCCCCCTCCGTTTCCGGCAGATCGGTCTCTGCCACCGCCTCCAGCCACACGTGGCGTCGCGGCCCCCAGCAGGGGTTCAGCTCCGGCACAAGGCCGGCAAGGCGCGTCGCAGCAAACTCCTCGTGTGCACGGCGGATGCCGTCCAACACGGGCTCGATCAGCTGCCCCGGACCGGTCAGGGCGCGGTCGCAGTGATCGAGCAGTCGCCCGGCGCTGTAACGCAGGGTGTGATCCTCCAGCCAGGGCCGGTTCGTGATGTTGATGCCGATGCCCACCAGCAGCGTGCGCGGGCCGCCCTGTTCCACCAGGATGCCGCCCACCTTGCGCGGGCCGATCATCAGGTCGTTGGGCCACCGCAGCCGCAGGTCCTCCACGCCCAGTTCCGTCAAGGCGAGCAACGCGCCCCGGCCGATCGCGAGCGCAAATCCCCGCCACGCCGCCGCGTTGCCGTCAAAGGGCACGACCGCGGTCAGGTAGAGCCCGCCGACATCGGAGGTGAAGGTCCGCTCGCGCTGTCCGCGTCCCCCGGTCTGATGCGCGGCGACTACGGCCGCCCAGGCCGGCAGATCGGCGGCGATCCGCTGCGTCGAGTCAGCCTGCTCCAGCCGCTGCACCGCCCAGCCGGCTTCCGGGAAGGCGGCAAGGGTGATGGGAGGCGGGGCGATGGCATGAACCGGTTCCACTTCAGATGATGCCGAGACCCTTCAGGATCGAGAGCATGATGGCGGCGGCCATGACCGAACCGATCTGGCCGCCGGTGTTGGCGCCCATGGCGTGCATGAGCAGGTGGTTTTGCTTGTTCCAGCGCTGGCCTTCGTTCTGCACAAGCCGCGCGGCCATCGGGTAGGCCGAGATGCCGGCCGCGCCGACCATGGGGTTCACTTTGCCGCCGGAGAGGTAATACCAGAGCTTGCCCAGCAGCACGCCACCGGCTGTGTCGGTGACAATCGCCAGCAACCCGAGGCCAAATACCATCAACGTCTGGACCTTCAGGAACTCGGGGCCGTTCATCGTGCCGCCGATGGCGAGGCCGAGGAACAGCGTGGAGATGTTGGCGATCTCGTTCTCGCTCGCCTTGGTCAGGCGCGAGACGGCGCCGCTGACCTTCATGAAGTTTCCGAGCATCACCATGCCCATCAGCGGCAGGCCCTTCGGGGCGATGATGCCCGTGATGGCGGTCACGATCAGCGGAAACGCGATGAGCGCGGCCTTGGAAACCTTGCCGCGGCCGCTGGGCATCGGCGTGGCACGCTCCTTCTGCGTCGTGAGCAGGCGCATGATCGGCGGTTGCAGGATCGGCACCAGGGCCATGTAGGAATAGGCCGCCACCGCCAGCGCGCCGACCATCGCGGTCGGGATCTTGTTCAGGCCGGCAAATAGGTTCGAAACGTAGATCACGGTCGGGCCGTCGCAGGCGCCGATGACGGCCACCGACACGGCCTCCTCCTTCGTAAATCCGAGCATCAGCGCCACGATCAGCGTCAGGAAGATGCCGAGCTGCCCGGCCGCGCCGAACAGCAACAGCTTGGGATTCGAGAGCAGCGGCGTGAAATCGGTCATCGAGCCGATCGCGATGAAGATCAGCAGCGGGAACAGCTCGTTGCCGATGCCCATGTTGTAGAGCGAGCGCAGCACCCCCTCGTGGTCCATGACCTCGCTGAGGGGAAGGTTGGCCAGCAGGCAGCCGAAGCCGATGGGCAGCAGCAGCAGCGGTTCCACGTCCTTGGCAATCGCGAGGTAGAACATCGCGAACGCGATGGCGATCATCACGAGGTTGGGCCCGCCGTGCGCGGCGAGGTGGCGGCAGCCCTCGGCGAGGGCCGACAGTCCGGCGAGGATGGCGTCGATCATGTCAGGTGCCCTCCTTGTCGCCGGCGGGCTTTTCGGGACGCACCGGCAGCAGCCGTGTGAGCAGGCCGATCAGCAGGGTGAGCAGGTAGAGGGTCAACATGGTGCCGCCCATGCCGACGAGCAGAAGAGTGAGACCGAAGGTCCAGGTGTCCATGGTGGGAAACGGTTGCGGTTCAGAGGGAGGCGGAGTCCGCGGCGGTCCCCGGCGTGCCCGTTGTCCGGTTGTGCCAGACCGAGAGCACGATCGAGACGGCGAGGATGAGGCCGATCACGAGCAGCGAGACGAAGGTGTGGGCCTTGAACCAGTGCTCCACCGGCGCATACATGCCGGCGATCATCTTGGCTCCGATGAACAGCAGGATGAGGCTCACACCGTGCTTGAGAAACTTGAACATCCCCATGATGCCGCGAATGGCGAAGAACAGGGAGTTCAGGCCGAGCACCGCGAACACGTTGGAAGTGAGCACCACGAACGGGTCCTGGCTGATGCCCATGATCGCGGGAATCGAGTCGAGTGCGAACAGCACGTCGGTGCTGCCGATCACCAGGAACACGAGGAACAGCGGCGTCACGCCCCACTTGCCGTCCTTCACCAGCGCCAGCCGGCGCGAGCCGGGTTCCAGCGGATGCACGGGCAGCAGCTTGGAGGCGAGGCGGTGCAGGAGGTTCTTCTCCGGGTGCACCTGTTCGTCCTCGTCGGCCGTGAGCATCTTCCAGGCGGTCCAGACCAGCAGCGCGCCGAACAGGTAGAGCAGCCAGTGGAACTTCATCACCAGCGCGATGCCGAAAAGGATGAAGAGGATGCGCAACGCGATCGAAAGGAAGATACCGAGCTTGATCAGCTTCGGTTGCGCCTCTTCGCCCACGCCCATCAGCGAAAAGATGAGGATGAACACGAACAGGTTGTCCACCGACAGCGAATATTCCGTCAGGTAACCCGCCAGGTAGAGCATCGCGGTCTCGTGCCCGGTGGGATGAAAGAACCACACCGCCACGCCAAACAGCAGCGCAACCGTGATCCACAACCCCGTCCAGCGCAGGGCCGAGCCGACGCCCACCACCGAGTGGCGGTGGGTCACGACAAACAGATCAATCGCCGAGACGACCACGAAGATCGTCCAAAACGAAATCCAAAGCACGGTTATGGGGTTCATGGGAAAGCACGGCGTCAGCGGATTTGGTGGGACTGAAACACCTCACGGCGGCCCTCACGCGACCAGGCCTGGGCGTGGTCGCTGGGTGGCACGACCGCCACGACCCGGGCGTTCGCACCGAAGAGGCAATGCACCGCGGCCGCGATGACCGCGACCTCGTCGCTTGTGGGTCCTGCCGGAACCGGCAGCGAAGGCGCCGCGACCACCGGTTTCGGCGGGACGGCCAGCGCCTCCTTGAGCGCCGCGACCTCGGTGCGGAGGTTGCTCACCGAGGAGGCCAGCCAGGCCACGGCCACGATCAGCAGGCCGAGGAGAACGGTGCCCGTCTCGAGGCCGCCCGCGGCGGGTGCGGCCACGGCTTCGGCGACAGGCAGGACAAAGAATACAGGCAATGGGTTCACAGGGAGGTTATCTTGTCGGAGCCCGCGCCGCGCCGGTCGTCGATGAGCAGCGCCAGCGCGCCCATGCCGGCGTAGGCCACCAGCTGGCCGAGGGCGTCGAGCGCGGTGCGCTCTAGCGGTGACCAGCCGGGCAGGAAGAAACGCGGGAGATCCAGCCCGAAGAACAGGGCGATGCCCATCAGCACAAGGGCGGCCAGGCGGAGGGTCCGTGGTTTCATCGGGCCGGGTGGATTGGAGTTTCAGGCGAGGGTGAGCAGGGCGGCGCCTTCTTCGACGGCTTCGCCGGGTGAGGTATGCACGGCGGCGACCTTGCCGGCGCGCGGGGCATAGACGAAGGTGTTCATCTTCATGGCCTCGAGGGTCACGAGTTGTGCGCCTTCGGCGACAGCGTCGCCGACCTTGACGTCGATGGAGACGACCTTGCCGGCCAGCGGGCTGGGAATGCCGCCGGTACCGGCGGCGGCGGGCGGCGGAGCGGCGGGGGCGGCGGGGGCGGCGGCGGGAGCCACCGGCACGGGCGCGGCGGCCACGGGTGCGGGCGCGGAAGCCGCCACCGGGGCAACCGGCGCGCGGGTCGGCGCGGAGGCATCGTCGAGCATTTCGACGAGCACGTCATAGACTTTGCCATCCACGGTGACGCGGAGTTTTTTCATGGGAAGGTGCGGTTGGGATTAGAGCGGGATATTTCCGTGCTTCTTGGGCGGACGGGTCTCCCGCTTGGAAAGCGTGTTGCGCAGCGCCATCGCCAGCGTCGCGCGGGTCTGCGCGGGCTCGATCACGTCGGTGATGAAGCCCTTGCGGGCCGCCTCGAACGGGGAGGAGAACTTCTCGCGATACATCGCGACCAGCTCGGCCTCCTTCGCCTTCGGGTCGGTGGCGCCGGCGATGTCCCGCTTGAACAGGATCTTCACCGCGCCCTCGGCGCCCATCACCGCGATTTCGGCCGTGGGCCAGGCATAGACCATGTCCGCGCCCATGTCGGCACTGCACATGGCGAGGTAGGCGCCGCCGTAGGCCTTGCGGAGGATGACCGTGAGCTTCGGTGCCGTGGCCGCCGCGTAGGCGAAAAGCATCTTCGCGCCGTGACGGATGATGCCGCCGCGTTCCTGGGCCAGGCCGGGCATGAAGCCGGGAATGTCCACCAGCGTTACGATCGGGATGCTGTAAACGTTGCAGGTGCGGATGAAGCGCGCACCTTTGTCGGAAGAATCGATGTCGAGGGTGCCGGCCTTCACCAGCGGCTGGTTGGCCACGATGCCGCAGACCACACCCTGGATGCGCCCGAAGCCCACCACGAGGTTCTTGGCCCAGTCCTTCTGCACCTCGAGGAAATCACCGCCGTCCACCAGACGGGCGATGACCTTCAGCACATCAAACGGTGCCTTGGGGTCCGCGGGAATGATCTCGTTGAGCTGCGGGTCCGGCGCAAGGTCGAGCGCGGGCGTCAGCTTGTGCGGGGCGTCGGCGATGTTGTTCGACGGGAGGAACGAGAGCAGCTTGCGCGTGAGTTCGAGCGCCTGCGTGTCGTTCTCTGTCGTGAAGTGGATGTTGCCGCTGATCGAGGCGTGCGCCGTGGCGCTGCCGATCTCGTCCATCGTCACGCTCTGGCCGGTCGCCGCCTTGATGACGTCGGGGCCGCAGATGAACATGTTGGCATTCTGTTTCGTCATGATGACGAAGTCCGTGAGCGCCGGACTGTAGGCGGCGCCGCCGGCACAGGGACCGGCGATGACCGACACCTGCGGCACGAGGCCCGAGGCCTGGACGTTGCGGAAGAACACCTGGCCGTAGCCCGAGAGCGAGTCGTCGCCCTCCTGGATGCGTGCGCCGCCGGAGTCGTTGATGCCGATGATCGGCATGCCAGCCTTCATGGCGTAGTCCATGAGGTCGCTAATCTTCTTCGAGTGGATGCGACCGAGCGAGCCGCCGCAGATCGTGAAGTCCTGGCTGAAGGCCGCCGCGGGCCGGCCGTTGACGTAGCCAACGCCCGTCAC
The DNA window shown above is from Oleiharenicola lentus and carries:
- a CDS encoding biotin--[acetyl-CoA-carboxylase] ligase, whose product is MEPVHAIAPPPITLAAFPEAGWAVQRLEQADSTQRIAADLPAWAAVVAAHQTGGRGQRERTFTSDVGGLYLTAVVPFDGNAAAWRGFALAIGRGALLALTELGVEDLRLRWPNDLMIGPRKVGGILVEQGGPRTLLVGIGINITNRPWLEDHTLRYSAGRLLDHCDRALTGPGQLIEPVLDGIRRAHEEFAATRLAGLVPELNPCWGPRRHVWLEAVAETDLPETEGAFAGIDASGQVLIARPDGSLAAIPEHHIQRLVEVE
- a CDS encoding sodium ion-translocating decarboxylase subunit beta, whose amino-acid sequence is MIDAILAGLSALAEGCRHLAAHGGPNLVMIAIAFAMFYLAIAKDVEPLLLLPIGFGCLLANLPLSEVMDHEGVLRSLYNMGIGNELFPLLIFIAIGSMTDFTPLLSNPKLLLFGAAGQLGIFLTLIVALMLGFTKEEAVSVAVIGACDGPTVIYVSNLFAGLNKIPTAMVGALAVAAYSYMALVPILQPPIMRLLTTQKERATPMPSGRGKVSKAALIAFPLIVTAITGIIAPKGLPLMGMVMLGNFMKVSGAVSRLTKASENEIANISTLFLGLAIGGTMNGPEFLKVQTLMVFGLGLLAIVTDTAGGVLLGKLWYYLSGGKVNPMVGAAGISAYPMAARLVQNEGQRWNKQNHLLMHAMGANTGGQIGSVMAAAIMLSILKGLGII
- a CDS encoding OadG-related small transporter subunit, with the translated sequence MDTWTFGLTLLLVGMGGTMLTLYLLTLLIGLLTRLLPVRPEKPAGDKEGT
- a CDS encoding TerC/Alx family metal homeostasis membrane protein yields the protein MNPITVLWISFWTIFVVVSAIDLFVVTHRHSVVGVGSALRWTGLWITVALLFGVAVWFFHPTGHETAMLYLAGYLTEYSLSVDNLFVFILIFSLMGVGEEAQPKLIKLGIFLSIALRILFILFGIALVMKFHWLLYLFGALLVWTAWKMLTADEDEQVHPEKNLLHRLASKLLPVHPLEPGSRRLALVKDGKWGVTPLFLVFLVIGSTDVLFALDSIPAIMGISQDPFVVLTSNVFAVLGLNSLFFAIRGIMGMFKFLKHGVSLILLFIGAKMIAGMYAPVEHWFKAHTFVSLLVIGLILAVSIVLSVWHNRTTGTPGTAADSASL
- a CDS encoding OadG family protein, which translates into the protein MNPLPVFFVLPVAEAVAAPAAGGLETGTVLLGLLIVAVAWLASSVSNLRTEVAALKEALAVPPKPVVAAPSLPVPAGPTSDEVAVIAAAVHCLFGANARVVAVVPPSDHAQAWSREGRREVFQSHQIR
- a CDS encoding biotin/lipoyl-containing protein, whose translation is MKKLRVTVDGKVYDVLVEMLDDASAPTRAPVAPVAASAPAPVAAAPVPVAPAAAPAAPAAPPPAAAGTGGIPSPLAGKVVSIDVKVGDAVAEGAQLVTLEAMKMNTFVYAPRAGKVAAVHTSPGEAVEEGAALLTLA
- a CDS encoding acyl-CoA carboxylase subunit beta; its protein translation is MPIAAPLMETLAERRHLALTGGGADKLEARHAKGLLGARERLVALFDPHTFMEWGMHADHDCHGFGLDDKSFPGDGVVTGVGYVNGRPAAAFSQDFTICGGSLGRIHSKKISDLMDYAMKAGMPIIGINDSGGARIQEGDDSLSGYGQVFFRNVQASGLVPQVSVIAGPCAGGAAYSPALTDFVIMTKQNANMFICGPDVIKAATGQSVTMDEIGSATAHASISGNIHFTTENDTQALELTRKLLSFLPSNNIADAPHKLTPALDLAPDPQLNEIIPADPKAPFDVLKVIARLVDGGDFLEVQKDWAKNLVVGFGRIQGVVCGIVANQPLVKAGTLDIDSSDKGARFIRTCNVYSIPIVTLVDIPGFMPGLAQERGGIIRHGAKMLFAYAAATAPKLTVILRKAYGGAYLAMCSADMGADMVYAWPTAEIAVMGAEGAVKILFKRDIAGATDPKAKEAELVAMYREKFSSPFEAARKGFITDVIEPAQTRATLAMALRNTLSKRETRPPKKHGNIPL